The Lycium barbarum isolate Lr01 chromosome 4, ASM1917538v2, whole genome shotgun sequence nucleotide sequence CCACGTATCCCCATCATTAATACGaagcgactcgaaacgacgtgaAAAAGGCGGTTGACAGAAGTGGACCACCAGGGGCGAGACACGTGGCCAATAAAAGGGGATGCGttacgcaaccgttcccgccaaaatacgAAGATAACGCCGGGCTGACAGAACCACCGGTTTGGGAGTTTaaccactccccgttactccgacagatcggagatccgggaagtgtgggggctatctgtatacggtagaaaccggatatgaggcgaaccggtggaacgaggaaccagaggaaggaatgagaatgtgagggatactattcgcccttgaccggggtaATGCTTGGGCCGGTGCTGGGCAAGGGCACCGACAGGTCTGCTTTCGACGTTATCGTAGTggcaagcccggtgacccgagcattcatggccgtttgtccgagtagccgttggtccgtgtggccgttgcatgcgggccacgcgccagtagcgtcctgccacagtcaactacctaccatgcgtgtgtcagacggcgccgtcagtcgaatcccaccaaatccgtgcagagctgtccttgttattattattttattatttcccATTGTGTGAGACCCATGCAggtgacactataaatagggcatatcctcctcctttgagggggttggctcctttactttccaagaacatttataataaaaGAGTTCATACATACAATCTCTCTTTCAACAtctgattcggccaaggccgtttatttatatttatgttGTGTTTATTCCATCAATTATCCCACATTGTTTATAAGCGTTTGTATTCATAGCGAATCGCCATCATTAGCCATTTTATTGAGGAACTCTCACCTATACATTTTCCCTATCTAAcatacatcaagatccaagcacatatcctatacccacatacaaatttaattgattatccgattcCGGGGTAAACAATGTATAGTCCCTCCGTCGTGATACTTTTCGATTTTCGAGAGTCTGACTAAACTttaaagctaaattggattagattaactcaatatttttaataatattaaaatttgtgtatttgaaaactacatgaaaagtactataagttgctgCAGCTTTTCTcgtatcaatttggtgaaaaaatacatcttaaaatgttggtcaaagttcatgcaaTTTGAATCTGAGAAAGCGAAAAGTGTAACATAAATTGGGACCGAGGGAGTAGTAATTTAGTACTATCAAATATCAAAAATGTTGTCTAAGGTGTTGGTTTAAATAGTAATATAGTATACAGTAACAATTGTACAATATTTGAAGATAAAACTTCTTTTCTTTACTCATCAAGCTTTTAGTATTCTATTTAGTTTCACTTATTTACTTCCTTGCTGGCTTGACATTTTGCAAAGAAATGTAGGTTCAGGGTTAAGTACTTAACTTTTAGTGCGCGCGAATTCATCAAAAAGAAAGTTATGGGGGAAGATTCAGAATTGTTAAATGCCTTTAGTCAATATACGCTTGAATTTATAGCCGTTCATGTACTAAGTTTCTTATTTAGTCCGCTCGACGAGCGTGTTCGCGCAGCCACCTTGATTGAACACCTAGAGTCAACAATACGGAGGCAGGCATTCCTCCTAAGAAGAAATGTTGgaggaaaggggggggggggggggggggggagggggggaggggatGCAGTTGATCAAAGAGTAAAGATCGCTACAAGAAATATTTAGAGATTTTGAAGGTTTTAATGTCTGGTAAAAGGTACTTTTGAAACTAAAGTTATTGTTTCTGGGAATGTGACAGTTTGTCACATTATAAATCTTCTAAATGTGAAACTTCCCGTCTAACCAAATATAATGCTTTCAGTCTTGTTTAGGCAGGCTCCTTTGCTTCGAATTTGTTTCAACTGATTTCAATTTGCATCTGTAGAATAGGTCTAAATTGTTGATTAAGAATATTAGCAGCTTAATCTATCAACATGTGTTCAAAATTGTTGTTCACTAATCATTATGAGTTCAACTTGGTATATTCATTTGCTAATTGTTTTGATTGATTCATCAGATGACTTGTACCATGTTCTGCATCAAAGTTTAAAACAGCAAAATGTAGCAAACGGTTCTCCTGTTTCCCCAAAGCAAGTGATACCATTCCGGCCACTTCACTGCTTCGACAACAATCCTCATTCCAATACCAACAATTTAGACACTGAAAATCAGTTTTCACCAAAAGACCACATAGTGGCTTTAGCTGTTTCTGGTGGCAATTTCACCTATGAAGAGCTGTGGTCAGCAACTAGTGGATTCTCTACGTCCAACCTTCTAGGTGAAGGTGGATTTGGGTATGTACACAAAGGAATCCTCCCTACAGGAAGAGAGATTGCAGTTAAACAGTTGAAGGTTGGTAGCCATCAAGGGGAGCGTGAATTTCAAGCAGAAGTAGAGACTATTAGCCGAGTGCATCACAAACATCTTGTGTCTTTGGTCGGATACTGCATGActggaataaagaggttgcttgtTTATGAATTTGTTTCCAACAGGACTTTAGAGTATCATTTACATGGTATGttcttctcttttttcttaaTTCTGGATGTTTGTAGAATCCTGTATCAATAAGATTTTGTGACCAGCTTAAGTCATTTTCTGAATTCTGCTAATATTTATACAGCAGAAGACTGATAATTAAGGTTAAAATAAACTCTTCCTTAATGGGGGCTTCCTTAGTCCAGCTTAGTTTCACTGTAATGATCTTGAAAAGCATGTAATTACACTTCAAGAGTTATGAGGTCTGTACCAAATGGACAATCTTTAAGGGGGTAGTTAACCATGCCTTGTAAATAATATTCCTCGGTGGTCTATGCCTATACCACACAAAGGTGGCCTAGAATTTCATGAAACCATGGTTTTTTAACATGAGAGGATAAAATAAGAGCTTGCAAATCCATGCACTTCTTTCTCCCAAAGCCCTTTAATCCTGCATGTTAAAGCACTGCTATTTCTATGCTTTTGGAAAGACCAATTTAATATCTTCAGCTGTCCTTTCAGTTTAATTGCAATTTTCCACGTACTTTTTATATTTTAGGTTAAAAAAATTGGTTCATCCTGGTCACTTGTTTTTCAAACAGTTGGTTGCGATATACCCTTTCATGTGAGGTACATTTGATGGAGGATCCTCCATAAGTGCAATGCTGTGGATGTTTTATTTGTTTCATCATCAATTTGAAGGCATAGTTTAAAGCGTTCCTAATCATCCTGAAGCATGGTTCTTTTGAACTTTTGTTTTACAGAAATGCTCTTGTATCAGTTTGTACTTCTTTGACCACTCCTTAATATACGACTAAATAGATTTCATAAGTACCTCTGATATAAATGTCTTTCTACCAAGATGCTTATTAGAACAGATTGTATGTTATGCAGGGGCAGCCCAAACCTTTATGGAATGGTCAGCTAGAATAAAAATTGCTATAGGGTCAGCCAAAGGATTGGCCTATCTGCAAGAAGACTGTGAGTGCACTCCGTCTCTGCCTTGGCTTCCTATGTTTGTTCTTACTATGCGTATTCATCTGTTAGTTGACTAGAGGTGTCCCAAGGAGTAAAGTGGATATTAAGTGGCCTGGATGCTTTTTAACAATGTTGAACACGTTTCGAGAGGAAACTTTCATCAGCATGCTTGTAGATTGTGACAAGTTGGGTAGCTTAATGGTGTTCATAGTCATCACCTGTTCTCCTGAAAAACATGTAAATCTAATTTTCTCCTTCCAATAGATGCCATTGGTCCTCACTTCTATAATACCACCACTTTCTGAATCTCCTCGAGATTTGAGAGCTGCATAATATCTAGGTTCTAGGGTCTGCTAATGGGTTGCAGAAGGCCATAATAATTCTTGATTTGTCAAAGATATCACATGAATATGCATCAGGTAAACTTTACTTTCTAGGTTCTAGGGTCTGCTAATGGGTTGCAGAAGGCCATAATAATTCTTGATTTGTCAAAGATATCACATGAATATGCATCAGGGAAACTTTGCTTTCTCCATATTATTTAATGTGCCATGTTTCTTTCTGAAATGTCCAAAATACTTGACACACTTATATACAAACACTACATAGTTTTTGGGCCATTCATAATTTGAAGAACTCAACTTTGTTAACCAATCAAAATTTTAGCTATATTTTTTCCTGTCAAATATAAAATCAAAgattttagtttatttttcttcTATTACTACCAATTTAATGTAGAATTCAACCTATCTCTGATCTCTGTCAAGTGGTTGTGAATAACAGGAAATGGTAGGACAGTTCAATTGTTGTTACTTGAATTAACTCACATTTAATAAATGTCATTTCTTTTGGTGTATCAATCACATGTAATCCTTCTCTGAAGATACGAACCTGTGACTGCAGGTAACCCCACTATCATTCATCGTGATATCAAGGCAGCtaatattcttcttgattctaactTCGAAGCTAAGGTACCTTTGTAATTCAATTTCTGGTGTTGCCACGATATTTTCGGTTATATCTTTACTGTCTAAGAAAGGTCAGGCTGCATTCTTTTATCAACAACTGGCTTGTGAGTACACCTAGAATCCACTGTTGATGAAAATAGTTTTTTTTCTTCAATAATAAAATCCATATGATGAGATTAATTTGGACCCAAATGAGCATTTATGCAGGTTTAAATTTTAACTGCATTATTGattcttcttttgtttctttaattttcCATGTGACGACAAAGTATGTGTATATCCTCGTAACTTCTTTATCATGAACTGAAGCTTTGATTTGTATCCAGGTTGCTGACTTTGGACTTGCCAAATTCTTATCTGATTCAAGCCATCATGTTAGTCATGTCTCTACTAGAGTGGTGGGAACATTCGGGTAAGTTCTATTGACACTGTCTCTGCTACCATGAATTAGACATCCAAAGGAAAAAGATTTGACAAGATCAACATAGAATCAGCAAAATTACTTTATACAGGTCATCATATTATGTGGACAAGTCTGTGCTACTGTTATTAAGTAAAAACTTGTGATTCCCTTGTCCTAGAGTTACTAATATTCATTTTCTCATACTTAGCATATGCTATGCCCTTCCCATTTTCTCTTTGTTTCATCCAACTTGCCAACTGATATCATAATTAGATATCCACAGAAAATTTAGCTAGAATAGGACTCCCAAATCTAGGGGATTTTAAAGACATTCATCGCTTGCATGACCGTGATTTTAGGTCAACCTGCTCATGATGCTGTGGTTCTTTTCAGCATTAAAACAGAGGTTTTCCTGCTACTCAGAGGATGAAATTGTTAATAGTGCCTAGGACTGTACCATTGTTTCACCGTGTCTGATAGTCTTCGGGTTCTTAGTCCTAGCTTATGCCTTGATTTTCCCTTACTAACGGGGTTAGGGTTAGGGAGGGGCTTAGATTTCGGAAACTGTAGATCTTAGCCTGGCCTACTTGAAAATTAGTACTGATTTCTGGATTACACAGCTTCAGGTAGAGGACCACGTAAGAACGAACAAGGAAAAATCTACATTTCCTGATCACTCTAGTTTCTTCATGTATTTGATAAAATAGACGTCTTGCAGGTATCTGGCCCCCGAGTATGCACAGAGTGGAAAGGCCTCAGATAAGTCGGATATCTTCTCCTTTGGGGTCATGCTTCTGGAGTTAATTACAGGGCGTCCGCCTATAATCTCAACTGAATCCTCCACATGCAGCAGTTTAGTCATATGGGTATGTTAACTGCTCCATTTTCTTGACCGTTATTCAGCATTCTCAAGTGCCTAAAACTAATGGTTAATTAGACGGATGAGTAAATAGTTTATTCGCAACCTTTATAACTTGTTAGATAACATAATGCTTAAACTTACTTTCCGTGCAACTACACTAATCATATCCTCAATACGGAATAGCATTCATCTTATCATAATCTTGTCCTAAACAAGCTATGTATGCACTGTAGTTAatcgaggcagaacatgcaagCACCTGATGCAATTCTCTGAGTTTGCCTTTCTAAATATCTCTGGATCCTCTGAAAGGTTTATCGTTGGTGGTTTTAGAAGTACTGGGTATTTGTTTTCCTTTATTCCTTATTTTTTTCCCCGAGTGATAAAGGTTGAGAAACTTTATCATGGCAACAATCAATATCACTTAATTCAGCCTCTTACAGAAAAGAAGAAAGGAACCGTGGAAAGCTCTGCCTTAAAATAAGAATTTGGCGGACCACTTTCCTTTTACAAAAGAGATGAGCGCAAATCCGAAGGATCTAGTGTTCTTGAAAATTTCAGCACTGTCAAACCAAAGGCATAAAAATACATGGCCATCATAGAAAACTTCTAAAGGGCTTTGTCATCCTTGTACCAAAAGATCTGGTTTTGGACACCCCTTTTGAGGATGGAACATATCTCAATTTTCTGTTGCATCTCTTTCAACTATTAGATTGTCCAAAATTTCAGTCTTTCCTTAAAGCATGGAGTTTATCGTGAATTCAATATCATCACATTTATCAATTTTTATCAGATAATAAAACCCTTTTTCTTGGAAATCTTGGGGATGTGGGTTCCTAGAATCATTTTGTTAATCTCGAAAGGATTATTATTGGTAATTCTACATAAGTACCACAATTTATCAAAACTAATTACATAAGCTAATTCTAAGGATTTCAGAGTTGGGAGCTTCTTGCATGCCGCCTCCTAGCGCCAGAATTAATTATGTCATTTAGTTGATCAGAAATACCTTTACAACTCTGCAACGACATAATTTTTTTATAACCTcgttatcaattttttttttttaataggaaTCATTCTGATATATCCGCCACTAATGCTTTCATTAGGGTAGGCTGTATACATTGCACCCCTTAGGgtgcggcccttccccggaccctgctAAAGCGAGATGCTTTGTGCACCAGGCTGCCCTGCCCTTCATTTTGATCTATCCGATATAACCAATCAACAGTATCCTTTGTTTCTGGTTTTCATATTCTTATCTTTTTCCTGTAATTATTTCTGAATGTCGTTTAGTAACTAGATTTACACAATTAACTTCATCAACATGTTGGTTTCTTGTAGCAAAATAACAAAACATTTGGGAAATAGAAGCATCTCTAGGCCTCGGCTTTTTCAAGACATGCATATCATTGTTGTCAACTCTTTTCGCTCTTTTCTAATAGTATACCACTTGTACATAGCATAAGAAGATTATCTCTTTCTGATACGCAGGCAAGGCCTTTGCTTAGAAGAGCGTTggaagatggaaaatttgacgCTCTAGTGGATCCATGTTTGGGACAAAATTACAACAGCGAGGAGATGGCTAATATGGTTGCTTGTGCTGCTGCTTGTGTGCGTCATTCATCATGGAGAAGACCGCGAA carries:
- the LOC132635660 gene encoding proline-rich receptor-like protein kinase PERK1 is translated as MPSHSPSPSLSPENDTVTSTTTPKPPPTFVNFSISPLTSLKPITEPIDDKVALQPPPPPPVKFTAPLPTPPPPVTALSYPVNDSTIQVTGDETSPLKVQTPSSSSTSIGAVIGISVGVTGAFFIVAVIIFLVCCRNKVKTAKLHDHESPRPKDDLYHVLHQSLKQQNVANGSPVSPKQVIPFRPLHCFDNNPHSNTNNLDTENQFSPKDHIVALAVSGGNFTYEELWSATSGFSTSNLLGEGGFGYVHKGILPTGREIAVKQLKVGSHQGEREFQAEVETISRVHHKHLVSLVGYCMTGIKRLLVYEFVSNRTLEYHLHGAAQTFMEWSARIKIAIGSAKGLAYLQEDCNPTIIHRDIKAANILLDSNFEAKVADFGLAKFLSDSSHHVSHVSTRVVGTFGYLAPEYAQSGKASDKSDIFSFGVMLLELITGRPPIISTESSTCSSLVIWARPLLRRALEDGKFDALVDPCLGQNYNSEEMANMVACAAACVRHSSWRRPRMSQVLRALEGDASILDLDEENRPGESTVCDFDSDGRNFFENLKQIQHSTLKSKEEMVIPAHIIQPCTKAFMALSQLKME